The following are encoded in a window of Castanea sativa cultivar Marrone di Chiusa Pesio chromosome 5, ASM4071231v1 genomic DNA:
- the LOC142636153 gene encoding uncharacterized protein LOC142636153: MASSSSSAFMVICLLHSAIAATCGALMMFYMKEIYTIGHGLDTATKLLGSTPHDQLLIRTSDSFSGLLLFAIGFLLFMVSFVKDREFQAFFAKGCTVLHVFSAMWRVYFERRVEDLAWDWLRQTVGDILLAASWVFYLVYSWREKYD; this comes from the coding sequence ATGGCATCATCGTCGTCGTCGGCATTCATGGTGATCTGCCTGCTCCACTCGGCGATCGCGGCCACGTGTGGGGCTCTGATGATGTTCTACATGAAGGAAATCTACACCATCGGCCACGGGCTCGACACCGCCACAAAGCTTCTTGGGTCCACGCCGCACGACCAGCTCTTGATTCGGACCTCCGACTCCTTCTCGGGTCTCCTTTTGTTCGCAATCGGCTTCTTGCTGTTCATGGTTTCCTTCGTCAAGGACCGGGAGTTTCAGGCCTTCTTCGCCAAAGGGTGCACGGTGCTCCATGTTTTCTCGGCCATGTGGCGCGTTTACTTCGAGAGAAGGGTCGAGGATCTCGCCTGGGATTGGCTCAGGCAGACAGTTGGCGATATCTTATTGGCTGCTTCTTGGGTCTTCTATCTCGTTTACTCTTGGCGTGAGAAGTACGATTAG
- the LOC142636653 gene encoding putative hexosyltransferase MUCI70, producing the protein MSGLGIRSGSYGSLDKQLQQNNININNNNNYNSNGNSNSNNNYNGVFLPIQTARKPSKMLKEKERLFHWICKFAGRKKVGMLLLCVISAAVFVWVLYVGKGEDTQEGENHAGNISVNESLPLPYPEESKNLTSSPSLGETVHSLALPPPPPAAFLGYTLPPGHPCNSFTLPPPPADKKRTGPRPCPVCYLPVEEAIALMPKVPSYSPVLKNLTYIYEENLSKDGEFGGSDFGGYSTLKQRSDSFDIRESMSVHCGFVRGIKPGRNTGYDMDDADLLEMEQCRGVVVASAIFGNFDDINQPRNVSDYSKETVCFYMFIDEETEAYMKKTGTLGPSKKVGVWRVVVVHNLPYEDGRRTGKIPKLLVHRMFPNARFSLWIDGKLELVVDPYQILERFLWRKNATFAISRHYKRFDVFMEAEANKAAKKYDNASIDFQIDFYKNEGLTPYSEAKLPITSDVPEGCVIVREHVPLSNLFTCLWFNEVDRFTSRDQISFSIVRDKIMAKVNWSINMFLDCERRNFVVQKYHREVLEQLASSVPVVYPPPLPPPPPPPPPPPPPPPPLPLLPPALLDELPIKSTLEASPEIVASTPIRKAGPRRARDRRSGSRRHRKVAAGNRDIDSR; encoded by the exons ATGAGTGGATTGGGGATTCGTTCGGGGAGTTATGGGTCTTTGGATAAACAGCTACAACAgaacaacatcaacatcaacaacaataataattacaaTAGCAACGGCAATAGCAATAGCAACAATAACTACAACGGAGTGTTTTTGCCAATTCAAACAGCAAGGAAGCCTTCCAAAATGCTCAAGGAGAAGGAGAGGTTGTTCCATTGGATCTGCAAGTTTGCTGGCCGCAAAAAGGTTGGAATGTTGCTTCTGTGTGTCATCTCCGCTGCGGTTTTCGTCTGGGTTTTGTATGTAGGAAAAG GTGAAGATACACAAGAAGGCGAGAACCATGCTGGAAACATTAGCGTAAATGAGAGCTTGCCTTTACCTTACCCAGAGGAAAGTAAGAATTTAACTTCTTCACCGAGCCTAGGGGAGACAGTTCATAGTTTGGCCTtgcctcctcctcctcctgctGCTTTTCTGGGCTACACCCTTCCCCCAGGGCATCCGTGTAATAGTTTCACTTTGCCTCCCCCGCCAGCAGATAAAAAAAGAACTGGACCACGGC CTTGTCCAGTATGTTACCTTCCAGTTGAAGAAGCCATCGCCTTAATGCCAAAGGTCCCCTCATATTCTCCAGTTCTTAAAAACTTAACATACATTTATGAGGAAAATTTATCTAAAGATGGAGAATTTGGAGGTTCAGACTTTGGTGGATATTCTACTTTGAAGCAGAGGAGTGATTCTTTTGATATAAGAGAGTCAATGAGTGTGCACTGTGG ATTTGTCAGGGGAATTAAACCTGGCCGCAACACAGGATATGACATGGATGATGCTGATCTCCTTGAGATGGAGCAGTGTCGTGGTGTGGTTGTTGCATCAGCCATATTTG GAAATTTTGATGATATAAACCAACCAAGGAACGTAAGTGACTATTCCAAGGAGACTGTTTGCTTCTATATGTTTATAGATGAAGAAACAGAAGCATACATGAAGAAAACTGGCACTCTGGGCCCCAGCAAGAAAGTTGGAGTATGGAGAGTTGTTGTTGTTCATAACCTTCCTTATGAGGATGGAAGACGGACAGGGAAG ATCCCAAAGCTTCTAGTGCATAGGATGTTTCCAAATGCCCGCTTTTCTCTTTGGATTGATGGAAAACTTGAACTTGTTGTGGATCCTTATCAAATCCTCGAAAG GTTCTTGTGGAGGAAAAATGCAACTTTCGCAATCTCTAGACATTATAAACGCTTTGATGTTTTTATGGAAGCTGAGGCAAATAAAGCTGCTAAGAAATATGATAACGCCTCTATTGACTTTCAGATTGACTTTTATAAAAATGAAGGTTTGACCCCATATTCGGAGGCTAAACTTCCCATCACAAGTG ATGTTCCTGAAGGATGTGTGATAGTAAGGGAGCATGTTCCTCTTAGCAACCTCTTTACTTGTCTTTGGTTCAATGAAGTGGACCGTTTCACTTCCAGGGACCAAATTAGTTTCTCCATTGTAAGGGACAAGATTATGGCAAAGGTGAATTGGAGTATCAATATGTTCTTGGACTGTGAAAGACGCAATTTTGTAGttcag AAATACCATAGAGAAGTATTGGAGCAGCTTGCTTCTTCAGTTCCTGTTGTTTATCCACCACCTTTgccaccaccgccaccgccaccgccaccgccaccgccgccgccgccgccactGCCACTGCTACCACCAGCTCTGCTTGATGAACTACCAATTAAATCGACACTTGAAGCTTCACCAGAAATAGTTGCAAGTACTCCAATTAGAAAGGCTGGACCCAGGCGTGCAAGAGACAGGAGGTCCGGTTCTAGGCGTCACCGCAAAGTTGCAGCTGGTAATAGGGACATCGATTCCAGATGA